The Vicia villosa cultivar HV-30 ecotype Madison, WI linkage group LG1, Vvil1.0, whole genome shotgun sequence genome includes a region encoding these proteins:
- the LOC131630080 gene encoding 1-phosphatidylinositol-3-phosphate 5-kinase FAB1A-like, which translates to MGTPDKKISDIVDVVRSWIPRRIEPPNVSRDFWMPDQSCRVCYECDSHFTVFNRRHHCRICGRVFCAKCTANSVPASLHDPNTTREDWERIRVCNYCFKQWEKGVAAVDNGTPSAIPCLSPSPSSTSLVSSKSSCTCHSSSSTAGSVPCSTGSYQCVPCSPHQSTQLNLIMDEQENLNSERSPNASLAVENLNSNQYGYCFNRSDDEDDDYGVYHSDTESRPYSRINDYDDLVNIQGIDRVYGPHIRHSDGDNSQERSSNCVEAPQNLELEGADGVQALGKEADEHDHTDGCETSPYQEEANNLEPVDFENNGLLWLPPEAEDEEDDKEAVLYDDDEDEGSTGEWGYLRSSSSFGSGEFSSRDKSGDNRKAMKNVVEGHFRALVAQLLQVESLTVDDDGKESWLDIITTLSWEAATLLKPDTSRGGGMDPGGYVKVKCIACGHRNESLVVKGIVCKKNVAHRRMTSKIDKPRFLILGGALEYQRVSNQLSSVDTLLQQEMDHLKMAVAKIDAHHPSVLLVEKSVSRYAQEYLLAKDISLVLNIKRPLLERIARCTGAQIVPSIDHLTSPKLGYCEKFHVDKFFEEHGSAGQIGKKSTKTLMFFEDCPKPLGCTILLKGSNGDELKKVKHVVQYGVFAAYHLALETSFLADEGASPLELPLKSPITVALPDKPSSIVKSISTIPGYSAVTGREHQGAGTNKEVLKCNDGYKAHRTSSCCSGSIERSLVGEPINSVACEKDGKERPKESVHYRQDEGTKTMIRADLISDFFGTFEPSGRDGNNHIKAVALASNLGADPESPIVKHDDDNNFDNDMIHSQEDFPPSTSDHQSILVFLSTRCVWKGTVCERSHLVRIKYYGSSDKPLGRFLRDQLFDQSYTCRSCEMPPEAHVHCYTHRQGSLTISVKKLSEFPLPGEREGKIWMWHRCLKCPRVNGFPPATRRVVMSDAAWGLSFGKFLELSFSNHAAASRVANCGHSLHRDCLRFYGFGKMVACFRYASIDLHSVYLPPSKLEFNCDGQDWLQKEVDEVHNKAEILFSEVCNALNQISEKFSGYVLQEGGNTVADFRHLIAELEGMMQKEKEELEELLQKFLHKEAKTGGLMVDILELCKLRRHILILSYVWDQRLVYASNQSKMTFSQDSRNSYQKEKSIGSKEKVVDTDVATRPARGHSSSDFSLLKTKPNGNLDLENTSHLSQSGEMIKGEDKSKDTAHVKFDLSLSPGTNINDKSNYSEFGGSARRRSSSEGGSRNVADLSDTLDAAWTGETHPENELYKENGCHVSDMEAAMVQSPTEKVTAKSNLDNYTADIGGIETGYTHDSRLHSKGLDIRWAGMPFANSCSVNKTSAFNTQKLVDYNFVHILSFRELDRQTGARLLLPAGINDTIVPVYDDEPTSVIAHVLVSKDYHIQMSESDRPKDSLDSSVSLPLFDSTSLLSLNSFDETITNSYRSSDESTTLSTSGSRSSLLGDSSLYSKDFHARVSFNDDSSLGKVKYTVTCYYAKRFEALRRTCCPTELDFVRSLSRCKKWGAQGGKSNVFFAKTLDDRFVVKQVTKTELESFIKVAPAYFKYLSESINTGSPTCLAKILGIYQVTSKHLKGGKETKMDVLVMENLLYRRNIRRLYDLKGSSRSRYNPDTSGSNKVLLDQNLIEAMPTSPIFVGNKAKRLLERAVWNDTAFLASIYVMDYSLLVGVDEEKHELVLGIIDFMRQYTWDKHLETWVKTSGILGGPKNTSPTVISPQQYKKRFRKAMSLYFLMVPDQWSPPSLQTSESQTDLCDENS; encoded by the exons ATGGGCACCCCTGACAAGAAGATATCTGATATTGTTGATGTAGTTAGGTCCTGGATCCCTCGAAGGATTGAGCCACCAAATGTGTCGAGGGACTTTTGGATGCCAGATCAAAGCTGTAGGGTATGCTACGAGTGTGATTCACATTTCACTGTATTCAACCGTAGGCATCACTGTAGAATCTGTGGTCGTGTTTTTTGTGCAAAATGTACTGCCAATTCTGTTCCTGCGTCTTTGCATGATCCAAATACTACTCGTGAAGATTGGGAAAGGATTAGGGTTTGTAACTATTGCTTTAAACAATGGGAGAAGGGAGTAGCAGCAGTTGATAATGGCACTCCCTCAGCCATTCCTTGTCTCAGCCCTTCACCTTCTTCAACAAGCTTGGTCAGCTCTAAGTCTAGTTGCACCTGTCACAGTAGTAGCAGCACTGCCGGTTCAGTTCCTTGTTCAACCGGATCTTATCAGTGTGTGCCTTGTAGTCCACATCAATCTACCCAATTGAATCTGATAATGGATGAGCAAGAAAATTTAAATTCCGAGAGGAGCCCTAATGCCTCTCTGGCTGTAGAGAATTTGAATTCTAACCAATATGGCTATTGCTTCAACAG GAGTGACGACGAGGATGATGATTATGGTGTTTACCATTCTGATACAGAATCAAGACCTTATTCTCGCATCAATGACTATGACGACCTAGTTAACATTCAGGGGATTGACCGTGTCTATGGACCACATATAAGGCATTCTGATGGAGATAACAGTCAGGAAAGAAGTTCGAATTGTGTAGAGGCACCACAAAATCTTGAGCTAGAAGGTGCAGATGGAGTTCAAGCACTGGGAAAAGAAGCTGATGAGCATGATCATACTGATGGATGCGAAACATCTCCCTATCAGGAGGAGGCTAATAATTTGGAGCCTGTGGATTTTGAGAATAACGGGCTTCTGTGGCTACCTCCAGAGGCGGAGGATGAAGAGGATGATAAAGAAGCTGTtctttatgatgatgatgaagatgaaggtagTACTGGAGAATGGGGATATCTACGTTCCTCCTCTAGCTTTGGTTCTGGAGAATTTAGCAGCAGAGATAAATCAGGTGATAATAGGAAGGCCATGAAGAATGTTGTGGAAGGGCATTTTAGAGCTCTGGTAGCTCAGCTTTTGCAGGTGGAAAGCCTAACTGTTGATGACGACGGAAAAGAGAGTTGGTTGGATATAATTACCACTCTGTCTTGGGAAGCTGCAACCCTTCTGAAGCCTGATACGAGCAGGGGTGGAGGTATGGATCCTGGTGGATATGTAAAGGTTAAATGCATAGCTTGTGGGCATCGAAATGAAAG TTTGGTGGTTAAAGGCATAGTTTGTAAGAAGAATGTGGCTCATCGGCGAATGACATCAAAAATTGATAAACCACGTTTTCTAATACTTGGAGGTGCTTTGGAGTATCAACGTGTTTCTAACCAGTTATCAAGTGTTGATACATTGTTACAGCAG GAGATGGACCATTTGAAGATGGCAGTTGCGAAGATTGATGCTCATCACCCCAGTGTTCTTTTGGTAGAGAAGTCAGTATCTCGTTATGCTCAAGAATACCTTCTTGCTAAAGACATATCTCTTGTTCTGAATATCAAAAGGCCACTTTTAGAACGTATTGCCCGTTGTACCGGGGCACAGATCGTCCCTTCAATTGATCATTTGACCTCCCCAAAACTGGGTTACTGTGAAAAGTTCCACGTCGACAAGTTCTTTGAGGAACATGGTAGTGCTGGACAAATTGGGAAAAAATCAACGAAAACTTTGATGTTCTTTGAGGATTGCCCGAAACCGCTGGGTTGCACG ATCTTGCTCAAAGGATCAAATGGGGATGAGTTGAAGAAGGTGAAACATGTAGTCCAATATGGAGTCTTTGCAGCCTATCATTTGGCGCTGGAAACATCTTTTCTGGCAGATGAAGGTGCTTCACCCCTAGAGCTTCCCTTAAAATCTCCCATAACCGTTGCACTACCTGATAAACCTTCTAGTATTGTAAAATCCATTTCAACAATCCCTGGATATTCTGCTGTCACTGGTAGAGAGCATCAGGGTGCTGGAACTAACAAAGAAGTACTGAAATGTAATGATGGGTACAAGGCACATAGAACCTCATCTTGCTGCAGTGGATCCATTGAAAGATCACTGGTGGGTGAACCTATCAACAGTGTTGCTTGTGAGAAGGATGGCAAAGAACGTCCCAAGGAATCTGTACATTACAGACAAGATGAAGGAACAAAGACAATGATACGCGCTGATCTTATTTCAGATTTCTTTGGCACCTTTGAGCCTTCCGGGAGAGATGGCAATAACCACATCAAAGCTGTAGCACTGGCTTCAAATCTAGGAGCTGATCCCGAGTCACCTATTGTAAAACATGATGATGACAATAATTTTGATAATGACATGATACATTCACAAGAAGATTTTCCTCCCTCAACTTCCGACCATCAGAGTATTTTGGTCTTCTTATCAACACGTTGTGTGTGGAAAGGAACTGTTTGTGAAAGGTCCCATCTTGTGAGAATTAAATACTATGGAAGCTCCGATAAGCCTTTGGGTCGATTTTTGAGAGATCAACTATTTGATCAG AGTTACACTTGCCGCTCATGTGAAATGCCACCGGAAGCTCATGTTCATTGTTATACTCATAGGCAAGGGAGCCTGACAATTTCTGTTAAGAAACTATCTGAGTTTCCTTTACCAGGGGAAAGGGAAGGTAAAATCTGGATGTGGCACAGGTGCCTGAAATGTCCTCGTGTAAATGGTTTTCCTCCTGCCACACGGAGAGTAGTTATGTCTGATGCGGCCTGGGGCCTATCCTTTGGGAAATTCTTAGAACTGAGTTTCTCAAATCATGCAGCAGCAAGCAGGGTTGCAAATTGTGGTCATTCTCTCCACAGAGACTGTTTAAGATTCTACGG ATTTGGGAAGATGGTTGCCTGCTTTCGCTATGCTTCAATTGACCTTCATTCTGTTTATCTTCCCCCATCTAAACTAGAATTCAACTGTGATGGTCAGGACTGGCTACAGAAAGAAGTAGATGAG GTACATAACAAGGCTGAAATACTGTTTAGTGAAGTGTGCAACGCTCTAAATCAAATTTCAGAGAAGTTTTCAGGTTATGTGCTGCAGGAAGGTGGAAATACAGTTGCAGATTTTAGGCATTTGATTGCTGAACTTGAAGgaatgatgcagaaagagaaagaagaacttgag GAATTGTTACAAAAGTTTCTGCATAAAGAAGCCAAAACTGGCGGACTCATGGTTGATATTCTAGAGCTCTGTAAATTGCGCCGGCATATCCTTATTCTTTCTTATGTTTGGGACCAGCGCTTGGTATATGCATCCAATCAAAGTAAAATGACTTTTTCACAAGATTCAAGGAACTCCTAtcagaaagagaaatcaattggCTCTAAGGAAAAGGTTGTTGATACAGATGTGGCCACAAGGCCTGCAAGAGGCCATAGCAGTTCTGATTTTTCTCTTTTGAAAACAAAACCTAATGGAAACCTTGATTTAGAAAACACTAGCCACCTTAGCCAGTCTGGTGAAATGATCAAAGGTGAGGACAAAAGTAAAGACACCGCCCATGTTAAGTTTGATCTTTCCCTCTCTCCTGGCACAAATATCAATGATAAATCTAACTATTCGGAGTTTGGAGGATCTGCACGGAGGAGATCTTCGTCTGAAGGAGGGTCTCGTAATGTGGCCGATTTATCTGATACCCTTGATGCAGCATGGACTGGTGAAACTCACCCAGAAAATGAACTATACAAGGAAAATGGTTGTCATGTTTCTGATATGGAAGCTGCGATGGTTCAATCACCTACGGAAAAAGTTACTGCAAAATCCAATCTTGATAACTATACTGCTGATATAGGTGGGATTGAAACAGGCTACACTCATGACTCTAGATTGCATTCCAAAGGACTTGATATTAGATGGGCTGGGATGCCTTTTGCTAATTCATGCTCTGTAAACAAAACTTCAGCCTTCAATACACAGAAGCTTGTTGATTACAACTTTGTCCACATTTTATCATTTCGAGAGTTGGACCGCCAGACTGGTGCTAGACTGCTTCTGCCTGCTGGCATTAATGATACAATAGTGCCTGTCTATGATGATGAACCTACTAGTGTTATAGCACACGTGCTTGTATCAAAAGATTATCATATCCAGATGTCAGAATCTGATAGACCTAAAGACAGTTTAGACAGTTCAGTTTCTTTACCACTATTTGACTCTACGAGCCTActttctctcaactcttttgATGAGACTATTACTAATAGTTACAGATCTTCTGATGAGAGCACGACGTTATCCACATCAGGGTCTAGAAGTTCACTGCTTGGGGATTCATCCCTGTACTCAAAGGATTTTCATGCAAGGGTTTCTTTTAATGATGACAGCTCGCTTGGAAAAGTGAAATATACTGTAACTTGCTACTATGCAAAGAGATTTGAGGCTCTAAGAAGAACTTGTTGCCCTACTGAACTAGATTTTGTGCGGTCCCTTAGCCGTTGTAAAAAGTGGGGGGCTCAGGGAGGAAAGAGTAATGTTTTCTTTGCAAAGACTCTCGATGATAGATTTGTTGTCAAGCAGGTTACAAAGACAGAGCTTGAATCATTTATCAAGGTTGCACCagcttattttaaatatttatccgAGTCAATCAATACAGGAAGCCCAACCTGTCTAGCAAAGATCTTGGGCATTTATCAG GTAACATCAAAGCATCTCAAAGGAGGGAAGGAGACAAAAATGGATGTTCTTGTCATGGAAAATCTTCTTTATCGGCGGAACATCAGGCGGCTTTATGACCTCAAAGGTTCTTCTAGATCAAGGTACAATCCAGATACAAGTGGGAGCAATAAAGTTCTTCTGGATCAGAATCTCATTGAAGCTATGCCAACCTCTCCAATATTTGTTGGGAACAAGGCAAAACGGCTTCTTGAGAGGGCCGTGTGGAATGATACTGCATTCCTTGCT TCAATATATGTGATGGACTACTCATTGCTGGTTGGCGTGGACGAGGAGAAGCATGAGCTGGTTTTAGGCATCATTGATTTTATGAGGCAATATACATGGGACAAGCACCTTGAAACCTGGGTTAAGACCTCGGGCATTCTTGGTGGACCCAAGAATACTTCTCCAACTGTTATATCACCACAGCAGTACAAGAAACGGTTCAGAAAAGCAATGAGCTTATATTTTCTTATGGTGCCGGATCAATGGTCTCCTCCAAGCTTACAAACTAGTGAATCTCAAACCGACCTTTGTGACGAAAATTCATGA